A genomic stretch from Pseudomonadota bacterium includes:
- a CDS encoding mandelate racemase/muconate lactonizing enzyme family protein, whose protein sequence is MGTTIKKIEVFGIGMPLVGTFTSGGQSKSITKCLVIRVTDSDGTIGVNSIDPSTRAESPNTAAELAVAIRDKLTPALIGEDPTNVNRIYDICSKIAPQQPGAAAGVELACIELACQRHGIAFHEYVGGAVMDTVLFNAWVGELPPDEAANEALKWKNDGFKSMKIKVGNDANVDGARVMAVRDAVGSDIKLRMDANQQCSVDQALALCDAVKNCDMQLFEQPVAKDDLDGLRKVRREGGIPIMADEAISDHASLIRAIKADCADYIKFGIKQAGGMLPAAKMMATAEAAGLPIVLGHGFGLDLSTTAEIMLGASSHNVLPGLECVGPLKVTDTVCTTKLDISKGYISLPTGPGLGLKLDENKLEKYGFDV, encoded by the coding sequence ATGGGTACAACAATTAAAAAAATAGAAGTTTTTGGTATAGGAATGCCGCTTGTGGGGACCTTCACTAGCGGCGGACAATCGAAAAGTATTACCAAGTGCCTTGTTATACGCGTCACAGATAGCGATGGGACGATAGGAGTAAACAGTATTGATCCCTCCACGAGGGCTGAATCTCCGAACACGGCTGCTGAACTTGCGGTTGCCATTCGCGACAAACTAACCCCTGCCCTCATCGGTGAAGATCCCACTAATGTAAATCGAATTTATGATATTTGCTCTAAAATAGCTCCACAGCAGCCAGGTGCAGCTGCTGGTGTAGAATTAGCTTGTATTGAACTCGCCTGCCAACGGCATGGTATAGCATTTCATGAATATGTGGGTGGAGCAGTCATGGACACCGTTTTGTTCAACGCATGGGTTGGTGAGTTACCACCTGATGAGGCAGCTAACGAAGCCCTAAAATGGAAAAATGATGGCTTTAAGTCTATGAAAATAAAAGTCGGAAATGATGCAAATGTGGATGGTGCCCGAGTGATGGCTGTACGCGATGCGGTTGGGTCTGACATAAAACTTCGTATGGATGCCAATCAGCAGTGTAGCGTAGACCAGGCATTAGCACTTTGTGATGCAGTGAAAAATTGTGATATGCAGCTGTTCGAGCAACCGGTGGCAAAAGATGATTTAGACGGTTTAAGAAAAGTGAGGCGGGAAGGTGGCATCCCAATTATGGCCGATGAGGCAATAAGCGACCATGCTAGCTTAATACGAGCGATAAAAGCCGATTGTGCCGACTATATAAAATTCGGGATCAAACAGGCAGGCGGGATGTTACCTGCAGCTAAAATGATGGCTACCGCCGAAGCTGCTGGGTTACCAATCGTGCTTGGCCATGGCTTTGGCCTTGATCTGAGTACAACAGCAGAAATCATGCTTGGTGCATCATCCCACAATGTTTTACCGGGCTTGGAGTGCGTAGGCCCTCTGAAAGTAACGGACACAGTTTGCACAACTAAGCTCGATATCAGTAAGGGATATATAAGTCTTCCAACGGGGCCAGGGCTTGGACTTAAACTCGATGAAAATAAACTTGAAAAATATGGATTTGACGTTTAG
- a CDS encoding MmgE/PrpD family protein, whose translation MSAKVRSSGETMQLAEFFSKLTYNDIPESSRRAIRHFVLDTVACALHGRKTEWAGIVEKWARDNGSGNKQATVWGDNGPSLRASDAALLNGTAAHAFELDDYHPVKHHPGAVVIPAALAVGEKLGSSGEEIVTAIAAGYELMIRTSYAMDPAPTMLRGWHITGITGAFGSAAAAAKLLNLNVEETAWAYGIAGTQSSGLFAWLYDGAMTKRFHAGDAARAGIVASELAGFGYTGSKAIFEFENGGFLKAHSDHAVPAKLVEDLGTTWMLEGTSFKPYSCCGSTHAYVDAAKILRTRYGNLVESNDGRKVRMGLPHLLTVQCGFDYEPGTILNGQMSMRYCVTAGFRYGNALPNEFTPEKLSDAKNVAFAQAIEIEHDPELDNIYPANFCGWVEVETGVGTNQYDREYLLNASGSCHNPDKEKAMAAKFHSLLEDIVPEEQRAKVEKCVLNIESSAANELIKEFHL comes from the coding sequence ATGAGTGCGAAAGTTCGATCATCCGGGGAAACAATGCAATTAGCCGAATTTTTCTCCAAACTCACATACAATGATATCCCGGAGAGTTCTCGCCGCGCAATCCGCCATTTTGTTCTCGATACTGTGGCCTGTGCACTCCACGGGAGGAAGACCGAGTGGGCCGGCATAGTTGAGAAATGGGCCCGAGATAACGGATCAGGAAATAAGCAAGCAACTGTATGGGGCGATAATGGCCCGTCATTGCGAGCATCCGATGCTGCCCTTTTGAATGGGACGGCGGCACACGCTTTCGAACTCGACGATTATCACCCCGTCAAGCACCACCCGGGAGCTGTTGTCATTCCTGCGGCTTTAGCCGTTGGTGAAAAACTAGGATCTTCTGGAGAAGAGATAGTGACTGCTATTGCTGCCGGCTATGAACTAATGATCCGAACCTCTTACGCGATGGACCCCGCCCCAACAATGTTACGTGGATGGCATATAACCGGCATTACTGGTGCTTTTGGATCCGCTGCCGCCGCAGCAAAATTATTAAACCTAAATGTAGAAGAAACTGCTTGGGCATACGGAATAGCCGGAACTCAATCCAGTGGTCTATTTGCATGGTTATATGATGGCGCAATGACCAAAAGGTTTCATGCAGGCGATGCGGCACGAGCGGGTATTGTTGCATCTGAATTGGCAGGCTTTGGCTATACTGGAAGCAAAGCAATATTCGAATTTGAAAACGGAGGGTTTCTTAAGGCGCATTCAGACCATGCGGTACCCGCTAAATTAGTAGAAGACCTCGGCACAACTTGGATGCTTGAGGGTACTTCCTTTAAACCTTATTCCTGCTGCGGCTCAACACATGCCTACGTAGACGCGGCAAAAATATTGCGGACTCGTTATGGAAATTTAGTAGAATCCAATGATGGACGTAAAGTCCGAATGGGATTACCGCATCTTCTAACCGTTCAATGTGGATTTGATTACGAACCGGGGACAATCCTAAATGGGCAAATGTCAATGCGATACTGTGTTACGGCAGGATTTAGATATGGCAATGCACTTCCAAATGAATTTACACCGGAAAAACTTTCTGATGCCAAAAATGTAGCTTTTGCCCAGGCTATAGAAATAGAGCATGACCCGGAATTGGATAATATATATCCTGCCAATTTCTGCGGATGGGTTGAAGTAGAAACTGGCGTCGGCACAAATCAGTATGATCGTGAATATCTGCTCAATGCCTCTGGATCATGTCATAACCCCGACAAGGAAAAAGCGATGGCTGCAAAATTCCATTCTTTGCTGGAAGATATTGTGCCAGAGGAACAACGAGCAAAAGTCGAAAAGTGTGTGCTTAACATCGAAAGTTCTGCTGCAAATGAGCTCATTAAGGAATTTCATTTGTAA
- a CDS encoding aspartate dehydrogenase — MSRPLKIGQIGFGGIGSTVAEMLSEDDDIEYVAVATRRPHDGAIKKCLPETKVVESPEALIATQPDLVIECGSHSALHSYGPPILKAGIDLLAISVGVLADQNERLLLMAAAEEGESSIEIPAGAVGGIDVVSAARHSGIKQITYVTRKAPSLWAKTPAVEMLDLSKVSEPVMFFKGTAGEGAKIFEEKLNVAATIAMAGIGFERTTVELWADPKYPQSTHFIEMEAESGTMNIELTNTVTPANEKSSLLTAAAIAQAVKRRNARIKI; from the coding sequence ATGTCACGGCCTCTAAAAATAGGTCAAATTGGTTTCGGTGGGATTGGATCAACAGTTGCTGAGATGTTATCAGAAGATGATGACATAGAGTATGTTGCTGTTGCCACCCGCCGACCTCATGACGGAGCAATAAAAAAATGCCTGCCCGAAACTAAAGTTGTTGAGAGTCCAGAAGCACTAATAGCAACACAGCCGGATTTAGTTATTGAGTGTGGCAGCCACTCGGCTTTACATAGCTATGGCCCACCAATTTTGAAGGCCGGTATTGACCTGTTAGCCATATCTGTTGGAGTTCTCGCTGATCAAAATGAACGTCTTTTACTTATGGCCGCCGCAGAAGAAGGTGAATCATCAATCGAGATACCCGCTGGTGCTGTTGGCGGTATAGATGTTGTCAGCGCCGCCCGTCATTCCGGAATAAAACAAATAACATACGTAACAAGAAAGGCACCTTCATTGTGGGCTAAAACTCCAGCAGTAGAAATGTTGGACCTTTCAAAGGTGTCTGAACCTGTGATGTTTTTTAAAGGAACTGCAGGTGAAGGAGCTAAAATTTTTGAAGAAAAATTAAATGTTGCTGCCACAATCGCAATGGCTGGGATAGGCTTTGAACGAACAACCGTAGAGCTTTGGGCGGACCCTAAATACCCACAAAGTACCCATTTCATAGAAATGGAAGCAGAAAGCGGTACAATGAATATCGAACTCACCAACACCGTCACTCCGGCAAATGAAAAATCCTCATTACTTACCGCTGCCGCAATTGCACAGGCAGTAAAGCGTAGGAATGCACGAATTAAGATTTAG
- a CDS encoding CaiB/BaiF CoA-transferase family protein gives MIMARKTKEIDPQSLPLNGIRVIEFCHVVMGPSCGLVLSELGADVIKIEPLPSGDRTRQLKGHIAGSFVYFNRSKRSVGLDLKTDGGKAIAHKLLKTADVMIENFGPGTAEKLNVGWEEVSKVNPRLIFCALKGYLPGPYEKWAALDELVQFSTGLAYMTGPPGNPLRAGSSVIDIMGGTFGAVGILAALHKRNQTGKGEKIVSSLYESSAYLVGQHMAGEVQMKRKAEPMPVRPRSWGIYDVFKTKNGEEIFIGVTSDKQWKSFCQLYERPDLLETKEFDTNEKRRENHDELYMILQEIFIKFEYDELMTMLVNNSIPAAPVATPSDLFNDPQMNVRGRMSATEFADGTVAKLPRLPIAIGRGVAQMSGQVPEFAEDTDDVLDELGVSKEDIKSLKKNGHIA, from the coding sequence ATGATAATGGCCAGAAAAACAAAAGAGATCGACCCTCAATCGCTACCTTTAAATGGTATACGCGTTATCGAATTTTGCCATGTTGTTATGGGACCTAGTTGCGGATTAGTGTTGTCAGAACTCGGCGCTGATGTCATTAAAATCGAGCCTTTGCCATCCGGAGACAGAACCCGGCAGCTTAAGGGACATATCGCTGGCTCATTCGTTTATTTCAATCGTTCCAAACGTTCGGTGGGGCTGGACCTCAAGACGGATGGAGGAAAAGCAATAGCGCATAAGTTGCTCAAGACAGCAGATGTAATGATTGAAAATTTTGGTCCTGGCACAGCCGAAAAACTAAATGTCGGATGGGAAGAGGTCTCAAAAGTCAATCCTAGATTGATTTTTTGTGCTCTCAAGGGATACCTTCCCGGCCCTTATGAAAAATGGGCTGCACTAGATGAACTCGTGCAATTCTCGACCGGCCTCGCATACATGACCGGACCACCGGGCAACCCGTTACGAGCTGGCTCCTCTGTAATTGATATAATGGGCGGCACTTTTGGCGCCGTAGGTATCCTTGCAGCTCTGCACAAACGTAATCAGACAGGCAAAGGCGAGAAGATTGTCTCTTCGCTGTATGAAAGCTCGGCCTATCTTGTTGGGCAACACATGGCAGGAGAGGTGCAGATGAAAAGAAAAGCCGAGCCAATGCCTGTGCGGCCCCGCAGCTGGGGTATCTATGACGTTTTCAAAACTAAAAATGGAGAAGAAATCTTTATCGGTGTCACTTCAGACAAACAATGGAAGTCATTCTGCCAGTTATATGAACGCCCAGATTTGTTGGAAACTAAAGAGTTCGACACAAATGAGAAGCGTCGAGAAAATCACGATGAACTTTATATGATTTTGCAGGAAATTTTTATCAAATTTGAATACGATGAATTAATGACCATGCTTGTTAATAATTCCATTCCCGCTGCACCGGTTGCAACACCAAGTGATTTATTCAATGACCCACAAATGAATGTGAGAGGCCGAATGTCAGCAACAGAATTTGCAGACGGCACTGTCGCCAAGTTGCCCCGCCTGCCGATAGCAATTGGCAGAGGGGTAGCGCAAATGTCGGGACAGGTACCAGAATTTGCTGAGGATACTGATGATGTGCTTGATGAACTAGGAGTGTCTAAAGAGGACATAAAGTCCCTCAAAAAGAACGGCCATATCGCTTGA
- a CDS encoding glutathione S-transferase family protein: MAKLKIFGTSTSPPTRIARVAGIEFGHEVELCPMAWRDTPDELFSLNPGGRVPVLVHEEVTLWDSRQIWSYIETLEDSNAHESVRVMQGPHYWREANILTLIYEMMGAMMVVRGMEEDPPISEHPYLYRSLDRWGRCLKALDEMASQGWFVEPTTFGLAEAAMICATDALVGREVIDISQYPHLSGIRMRYETRQSLITTLGKYFPDQRGGVATT; the protein is encoded by the coding sequence ATGGCAAAATTAAAGATTTTTGGCACTTCGACATCTCCGCCAACACGAATAGCCAGAGTTGCAGGAATAGAATTTGGTCACGAGGTAGAGCTATGCCCTATGGCGTGGCGCGATACACCGGATGAATTATTCTCCCTGAATCCGGGGGGCAGGGTGCCTGTTTTAGTACATGAAGAAGTGACGCTTTGGGACTCTCGTCAGATTTGGTCTTACATTGAAACACTAGAAGACTCTAATGCCCATGAGTCTGTGCGTGTTATGCAGGGCCCGCACTACTGGCGTGAAGCAAATATTCTTACACTCATCTATGAAATGATGGGCGCAATGATGGTGGTGAGAGGAATGGAAGAGGACCCGCCTATTTCAGAACACCCCTATTTGTATCGAAGCTTGGATCGTTGGGGTCGTTGTTTAAAGGCGCTAGACGAGATGGCATCGCAAGGCTGGTTCGTAGAGCCAACCACATTTGGTCTTGCAGAAGCAGCAATGATTTGTGCCACCGATGCGCTGGTAGGTCGTGAGGTGATTGATATCAGTCAATACCCCCACCTGTCAGGAATTAGAATGCGCTATGAAACACGTCAATCATTGATCACAACGCTTGGTAAATATTTTCCAGATCAGCGAGGTGGGGTGGCTACAACGTAA
- a CDS encoding CoA transferase: protein MTQSFDEVMAIRKLPNPEDGEVTITGEDPVFTSRFKLGEATASILSGVGVAVTDIHELKTGRRQKINIDVKHAAATCRSSLYLRQPNINGEFEPISASPSMAHMRSITQPWQCKDGRWYLPHFNLPHLHDRVISVLQCESNANAVAKAVSRWDSHELEEAVATARACGSIVRSNSEWLRHPHGAMLSLKPLVEIEKIGETDPIPFPKGKRPLDGIRVLDLTRILAGPIAARTLAENGANVLMVTAEHLPQVPEHVMDTSHGKRSCFLNLNKEKELETLKKLSMQADVFSQGYRPGIMEKHGLSPEQLASERPGIIYLSISCYGHGGPFSDRGGWEQIAQSATGICLDNGVNVGDGRPKLLPASACDYTTGYNGAYGVLLALARRAREGGSYHVRVSLCRSGMFIYQQGHVEPTKPDMDLSTQELDEIMLESDCAFGKIKHLGPVLTMSETRPFWDKPSPKLGSNRADWLN, encoded by the coding sequence ATGACTCAATCGTTCGATGAAGTAATGGCTATTCGCAAGCTGCCAAACCCGGAAGACGGTGAGGTAACAATCACGGGTGAGGACCCTGTATTTACATCACGGTTTAAGCTTGGCGAGGCAACCGCTAGTATTCTATCGGGGGTCGGCGTTGCCGTCACCGACATACATGAACTTAAAACTGGGCGACGGCAAAAAATAAACATTGATGTTAAGCATGCGGCTGCAACATGCAGAAGTTCGCTGTACTTACGTCAGCCAAATATTAATGGAGAGTTTGAGCCTATTTCAGCCTCCCCATCTATGGCTCACATGCGTTCGATTACGCAACCTTGGCAATGCAAAGACGGACGCTGGTACCTACCACACTTCAATCTTCCACATCTGCATGACCGAGTGATAAGCGTGCTTCAATGTGAGTCAAATGCAAACGCAGTTGCGAAAGCTGTCTCCAGATGGGACTCGCACGAGCTCGAGGAAGCTGTTGCTACAGCGCGTGCATGCGGGTCTATCGTACGATCTAATAGCGAATGGTTACGGCATCCCCACGGCGCCATGTTGTCTTTAAAGCCGTTAGTAGAAATTGAAAAAATTGGAGAAACGGACCCCATTCCATTTCCTAAAGGAAAGCGCCCTCTCGATGGCATCAGAGTTCTAGACTTGACCCGTATCCTAGCTGGCCCGATAGCAGCTCGCACACTTGCGGAAAATGGTGCCAATGTTTTAATGGTGACTGCTGAACATTTGCCTCAAGTACCTGAGCATGTAATGGATACAAGCCATGGCAAACGGAGCTGTTTTTTAAATCTTAATAAAGAAAAAGAATTGGAGACCCTTAAGAAGTTATCAATGCAGGCAGATGTTTTTAGTCAGGGCTACCGACCCGGGATAATGGAAAAACACGGGTTAAGTCCTGAACAATTAGCATCCGAGCGCCCAGGAATAATTTATCTTTCTATTAGTTGTTATGGTCACGGAGGTCCCTTTTCAGATAGAGGCGGCTGGGAGCAAATAGCGCAATCCGCGACAGGAATATGTTTGGATAACGGAGTAAATGTTGGTGATGGCCGACCAAAGCTTCTGCCCGCATCAGCATGTGATTACACGACCGGGTATAATGGGGCCTATGGAGTATTACTAGCGCTAGCGCGCCGAGCACGCGAGGGCGGTTCCTATCATGTAAGAGTTTCCCTTTGTCGTTCGGGGATGTTCATATACCAGCAAGGCCACGTGGAACCTACTAAACCCGACATGGATCTTTCCACACAGGAGCTTGATGAAATTATGCTCGAAAGTGATTGTGCCTTCGGAAAAATAAAACACCTAGGACCTGTGCTTACAATGTCTGAAACACGTCCATTTTGGGATAAACCATCCCCTAAATTGGGATCGAATCGTGCCGATTGGCTCAATTGA